The sequence TGCGCTGGAAGAGGCACGGAATCGAGACAATCGCACATTTGCGCTCTGCAGTGCTTAATAAAAGAACTGGCAATATATTAGAGGCTGCCAAAATTGCAGCGTGATTCCGTAAATCTGACATGCACCCTTCAGATATATGTCTTATAGACGTCGTCGTGTTCGCGCACGTGCTCGTCCACTTTTACCCCCACGTTCTGCCCTTCGTCCGCTTCATCAATAGGTTGATGTTCAAGCTCAATAGAGCCGACAACAACCTCAGCGTCTGTCGTATGTCCGAC comes from Armatimonadota bacterium and encodes:
- a CDS encoding EF-Tu/IF-2/RF-3 family GTPase, which gives rise to MEEKIGKVTHYYDKIGVAAIAVEHGKLHKGDRLHFVGHTTDAEVVVGSIELEHQPIDEADEGQNVGVKVDEHVREHDDVYKTYI